One Terriglobales bacterium genomic window, GAGGAGGGCCCCCATGGCCCGCCGCATCTTCCTGAGCTTCGCCGAAGAGGACAAGCCCTACCGCGAGTTCCTGGTCGCCCCCGCCCGCCAGCAGCGATTGCCCATCGAGTTCGTGGACATGACCCCCAAGCGGGCCGCGGACGAGGCTTGGAAGAGCCAGACGCGGCGCGCGGTGGAGGGCTGCGACGCCATGATCGCGCTGCTGAGCTGGCGCACCCTGACCGCTCCCGGCGCCCGCTGGGAGATGCAGTGCGCGCGCGCGGCCCGGCTGCCCATGATGGGGGTGTACATCCACGGCGAGCGCCGCCCCACCGTCCCCCGGGAACTGTCGGGACGGCGGGTGGTGGAGTGGAATTGGGAAGAGGTCGCCGCCTTCGTCAGGAGCAGCGCTCAGCCCTCTGCGCCCGGTACCTAGGAGAAGCGGCCCTCCGCCCTCGCACCCCGCTTTGCGATACACTCTCCGCCGGTCCATAAGGAGGGAGTCATGCGCCAGGGGATGCTGCTGGGAGTAGTGCTGCTGCTGGCCGCGGGCGCGGCCTGGGGCAAGAAGATCACGGTCACCACCGAGCTGAAGGACGCGCAGGGGCAGAGCGTGGGCACGGCGGAGATCAGCGGCGGGGCCGGAGCCGGCGATCACGGCGTGACCATCAAGCTGCGGCTGCACGGGCTGACGCCGGGCGAGCACGCGCTGCACTTCCATCAGAACGCGATGTGCGAAGGGCCGGACTTCAAGAGCGCGGGGCCGCACTTCAATCCCGCCCACATGAAGCACGGGCTGATGAACCCGCAAGGACCGCACGCCGGCGACATGCCCAACATCCGGGTGGACGCCAAGGGCAACGCCAAGACCACCGTCCACAACCAGCGGGTGAGCCTGGGGGAGCGCGAAGACTCGCTGTTCGCGAACGGCGGCACCGCGCTGGTGGTGCACGCCAAGGCGGACGACATGAAGACCGATCCCGCGGGCAACGCCGGCGACCGCGTCGCCTGCGGAGTGATCAAGAAATGAGTTTCTAGTTTCTCGTTTCTCGTTTCTCGTTTCCAGGAGCACGGGGGCACTCGTCCCTCGGCCCTGGGCGGGGGTGCGGGCGGCTCCTTCCTCCATCAATTCATAGCGCGTTTGTGCAGGGTGACGCTGCCGTTGACGGTCTCCAGCTTGAGGCGGCGGCCGCCGGAGCCGATGGTGCCGGTGAGGTGGAAGCGGCTGACGCCGCCCTGCACGGTCAAGGGAAAGTCGGTCTCGAAGCGGCCGTTGACGGAGCTGAAGCTGACCTCGGCGCTGAAGTCGGCGGGGACCTCGAGGTCGATGGCGCCGTTGACCGAGGCCAGCTTGAGGGCGTCGGGCCAGTCGGAGGAGCCGAAGCGGGCGGTGATGGAGCCGTTCACGGTGGTGGCCTCGGCCCACTCGGCGGTGGAGACCTGCACCGCGCCGTTCACGCTGCTGACCAGGGCGCGGCGGCCCAGGTGCTCGGCCTCCACTTTGCCGGAGACGGTCTGGGCGTCGAAGAGCAGGTTGCGGGGCAGGCGCACGGTGAAGTCCACGCGCGCGTGGAAATTGCCGCGGGTGCTGTTGTGCCAGCCGTGGCCGCTGGCGCAGTGGTTCTCTTCGCCCCAGCCGCTGGGATAGACGGCGCAGAGAGTGACCCCATCGGAATCCTGGACGACCTCGATGCGGACCTGGTCGGCGTCGGGGCCGCTCTTGGTGGCGGTGATCTCCACCTGGTCGCCGGCCACGCCTTCGGCGCGGATGTCGCCGCTCACGTTCTTGATGCGCACCCACTGGTCGGGCTGGAGCTTGCCGGTCCAGTGGAAGGGGTTGTCGGTGGAGGAGGAGGTGTCGGCGGGGGCGGCCCACAGCAGCGTGGGCAGCAGCAGGCCGGCCAGCAGAAGGGT contains:
- a CDS encoding TIR domain-containing protein, with the translated sequence MARRIFLSFAEEDKPYREFLVAPARQQRLPIEFVDMTPKRAADEAWKSQTRRAVEGCDAMIALLSWRTLTAPGARWEMQCARAARLPMMGVYIHGERRPTVPRELSGRRVVEWNWEEVAAFVRSSAQPSAPGT
- a CDS encoding DUF4097 family beta strand repeat-containing protein yields the protein MRILRATLLLAGLLLPTLLWAAPADTSSSTDNPFHWTGKLQPDQWVRIKNVSGDIRAEGVAGDQVEITATKSGPDADQVRIEVVQDSDGVTLCAVYPSGWGEENHCASGHGWHNSTRGNFHARVDFTVRLPRNLLFDAQTVSGKVEAEHLGRRALVSSVNGAVQVSTAEWAEATTVNGSITARFGSSDWPDALKLASVNGAIDLEVPADFSAEVSFSSVNGRFETDFPLTVQGGVSRFHLTGTIGSGGRRLKLETVNGSVTLHKRAMN
- a CDS encoding superoxide dismutase family protein, yielding MRQGMLLGVVLLLAAGAAWGKKITVTTELKDAQGQSVGTAEISGGAGAGDHGVTIKLRLHGLTPGEHALHFHQNAMCEGPDFKSAGPHFNPAHMKHGLMNPQGPHAGDMPNIRVDAKGNAKTTVHNQRVSLGEREDSLFANGGTALVVHAKADDMKTDPAGNAGDRVACGVIKK